A stretch of DNA from Lotus japonicus ecotype B-129 chromosome 4, LjGifu_v1.2:
actttaaTATATTACATCCATacctttattattaatatttttctgtTGGTTTTTTAAATGTTTTCTTGTTATTAAGTTAAATGGCTTAAGCAGTTCCCTCCTATATTAATTATGTCATGTTTTACTTCGTTTATTAGTCTTTGTTTTCAAATCGAGATTGAGATGATTAGCAGATTTTTTTTGGAGTGAGGATGTCAGTAAGAGGAAGGTCCAAATGGCTTTAGTGGAATAAGTTGGTGGCCTCAAGGAGTGTGGGAGGTTTGGACTTTCATTCTTTTTCCCCCTTTTATAATTACACACATTTAAAAGTGTTTTTAACTAATATTATCTAAATAAAGAGTAatttattaaacttacttttgaaataaaagTATCCAAATATTAATTACATTACAACAAATAAATTCACACTGACCAAAAACTCTAATTTTATAAACTAAAATTCAAACACACACTTCAACACTCACTTTTATATATGACCGAAACCTTGGGGGTTAGCTCTAATTTGGAAAGTAATCAAAcagataaaagaaaaagatgacTATCATCTTTATCTTCTCCTTTACATACGCGTGTGTTTTACACAGCTAGGGCACACATTTGCCATTAAAATATCGACAGGTCCTTTTGCTACAATGGATCCACTAAGGTTATGTTTCAACCTTTTTAGTCTCAAACCCACTTTAGTTGAAGATTTCTTATCCATCAATCCTTCAATGATCAATCTGAAACTATATCACTTTACCTTTAtacaaatatataatatatataatacaaTTGTTTATGCTACCCCTACTCCCACTATCTCAATCAGTATATACTTTATTTGTCTTAATATCAAATTACTTTAGAGTTTAAACCACTTATATTAGCATTGGCGATAGATAGCTAAGTCGTAAATGGTCACTCCACTAAAAGAACAAACATTGCTTCTTATTATGAACATGCAATGTACTCAATGGGGAAAACATGTGAAAGGCTCCAACGAATAAAGCATTTGAGTGAACAACTATAATATGAAGAATGAGAATCAATGACAAATCCTAATGATGATAGATCGGGGAAACAAATTTAAGTCATATGTTGATGCATCATTTTTAAGTCATATGTCATATGTTGATGTATCATAGTTTGCTATAGTCATCATGCTTATTCTTAATCTAAATATAAgtatagtaaaataaaaaattaaaacaaaaaacgcTGTTGACACGACCCAACATAGGGTGCTTTAAACTTGCCATTAATTTCATTTCATCAAAAAAGCTTTGATAGCGAAAAAGCTTACAAAATTTTGGAAAGAAACAATCTAAAGTGCTAAGCTATCTCATCAGCCAACTTATTGGTGGTCAAATCATTATCTAAATAAGTTAATTCACTAATTGACTTTACAtgaataaaggaagaaaaagaaaaaagaaaaagaaaacaactcTGTTTGAGAAGATTGCTTTCATATGAGACACACCTATGAGAAAGGTGAATTAAGTTAAGCTGCAattattttgacaaaaaaaacccTGCAATTATGGAGTTGAGTGGAAATTTCAGGTCTTTAGATTGAATTATACGTATCTAACACTAGAGGGCTCAAATTTTTGAAAAGCGTGTTTGATTATGTTTTCATTCAACTCAAGTTAATGGAGCTCAATTGCTTCTCTCATTTTTCTTGTCTGGCTGCCGGAAAGCATGATTTGCCTTCCCAGACATGTTAACCAATTGAAAACAGAAAATCAAATATTCCAAATACAACAAACATTTACACATTTTGTATCTGCTATGCTTCCTAATACTACACAAGTATTTACAAACTCTGTTTATCTCCTATCAGAAGAAGCACACTAAGAGTAGCTGGAATATGTCTTAACTTGATTACCTGAGTATTGTAAGAGCCACAAAATCCACATTTGTGATACAACCTGACTTAACAGACAAGAAATTTACAATTTTTCCTAGAGATGTTTCACCCTAGACACTTCCTCTTCCCTTTACGTTCTTCAAAGTCATTATTTGAAACTCTTGGAAAGCTAGAAGAATCAACTATGCTGCCAATATCATCTCTTTCTTTGGTATAAGTGGATCTGTGGGGTCCCAAATGAATTGGCTTATTCGAAAAATGCCTTGTTCTTTGATAAAGAGGCCATATTCCGCACTCTTTCACCTCGAGGCTTGATTCAAAATCTAGCCACGGAAGGCTGATTCCAAAAGTGAAGTGGAGGCCATAAGAGATCCCTATGTCGACGCCTGCAGAGTCCCTGAAGTAATATTTCCCTATGAATGTGTGATCTGGCATGTCATTATACATTCTATGAGAACACCGATAGAAAGAGTTGTGTAGATGAACATTGTTGGGAAGGATGTGTGTGTTGCCATCAGATTCAAATGTTAATCTGCATCTTAAGTCACCATTAAGATAACATATGCAGTTTACATCTTCAACTGGCAAAACGACACACATAGCAAAACCAATGAGCCTATTATCATTGCACCAATATTGAAAATCTTGATCCATGGTTACTGAATTTCCCTCGCAACTATAAGGGAACCAATCAGGAACTTCACTCCCTGGAAAGCAATAGTACACAAACCTATATGCATCCTCAATGATCCTAACCCTGGCATCGGCCACAACATCACTATAAGCACTTGGATCTAGTTCATCACTACCCTCTCTAGAACCTGACCAGGGTTTAACCCTTGAATTTGGCAGCACTCTCCTAATGGATGGGCAACGAAATGCCAATAACATTATCAGAAATGGTGGATGTTGTGGAATACATTCAAGCTCTCTGCAATCTCTTACATCAAGTGATTCCAAGCTTGAAAGTTGAGCAATACTCTCCGGAAGATTCACCATTCTGGTATAACATAGTGACAATTTCCTTAATGATAACAAGCGACCTATGTCATTTGGGATTTCTGTTAAATTAGAACAGCTAGTACAGTCAAGATCAGAGAGAATGTTTAGATTACCAATGATGTTTGGAAGTGACTCCAGATTACGACACTCTTCCAGACAAAGGGTTTGAAGACCCACCAAAAAATCCAATGATGAAGGAAGTTCTTTAATTGATGTATATGATAAGTTAATGTGAGCAAAGCTTTCTGCCGGCTCCAAGATCTTTGGTAAGGTCTTTAGCTTTGAGCAACAAAACAAATCAAGTTCTGTCAACTTCAATTTGAAAATGCTGCTTGGAAAAGTTTCAAGTGATACACAGCAGGTAAGGTTTAACTTGCAGAGTTTGGTTAGTCTTCCAATCGAAGAGGGTATAATCTCAAGCCTTCGACATTTGTGCAAGCTCAGTTCTTCAAGTCCCACCAAACGGTCCAAGGATGAAGGTAGTTCTTGTATTGCTGTTTGGTCTAAGACAAGCACAGCTAAATTTTCCATTGTGTCCACAatttcagggaatttttccaaATTTGAGCAACCACTCAGATCGAGTCTTCTTAGCAATTTCAACTTACAAAGGTCAATTGGAAGCATTGTAAGGGATTCACAACTACCCAGATCTAACCAACAAAGTTCATGGGAAACTCGTGAGGGCTTACCTTTTCTAAACCATTCAAGATTTGTTGAATATTTTTCATCCAGACCTAGTCCGTTCATCTCTTGATAGCTAGAGGCACCTTTTGCATCATCATAAATTTCAAATGCTCCTAAGAGTCCATCAAAATGTGAATGACCACTTGATTCAACCACCTCGGTTCTATTGATTGAAAAAGTTTCGAGCTTGCAACAGTTATAGAGCCCCACTGATCCAGAAGATCTTGATAGAATACGGCTAGGAACATTTAAACTCCTAAGCTTAACACAACCAATTAGCCATAAACATTTGAGCTTGCTGAGGAAACTTGAAGAGTAAACTTGAATCAAGCTTTTGCAATCACTAAGAATTATTTCTTCAATATTTGGGAACAAAGAAAGGCCTGGTATTCGAATCAGGTCTGAAGAATGACTAAGATCGAGCCTTTTCAAATTCGGTAATTCCTGATGTAAAAAGTAAATGATTAGGtgacaaaaaaaatgtaaacttgacCCTATATATATGGCATAATGAATAagagtttattattattatacaaAGGAACACAACATAAAGTTTGAAGCACCTGATCGTCCTTCCAAAGTTGTTTAAGCTGGCTATGATGCATATAAAGTTTAACAAGATTTTCTGAACAAAAGTTGAGTGGCAAAGATCTTAGAGGAAATCTATCCCAATAAAGAACTTTTAAACCATCCGGAAGACTTTCAAGATATGTAGGAAGGATCACATTTGATTGACCTCTCCCAAACCAAAATGCCTTAGTATAGAAATATAGCATTCTCAGATTAGGCATGCTTTTGAAAATTTCATATTGTAGTTCAACTTCTTTAATTTTGTACAGGTCAGTGGATATACACTGGATTGCACCCGTACCCTGGAAGTAAACGCAAGGAACTAAAGATAAATAATCATGAAAACATGTAGTTATAGGAAAATTAGTAACTGCTCAGTCCTTTGTAGTCTGAGAGGAGTAAATCCATGAGCGTTATCAAGTGGGGCTTGAGGTGCAGAATAACATACCTGGTTCTTTCTTAAAACATCATAAACTTCTTTATGTTTCCATAAACGACTGCGTTTTCCAGGATCATTGAGACATTGTTGGCGAACAATTTGTTTTCCCATATCCCATATTAGATCATGCAGCCTGATTTGATCTTCCAAAATATATATGAGGCCCCTATCTTTGAGAACATCAATTCCAATGTCAGCAGAGAAACCACAACCATCTAGCAAATCCACTGCTACATTCATCGAATGTCCTCTATAGAAGCAAGCTATATCAAGAAATATGTCCTTATGTTCATCATCCAGCCCATCATAACTTAATTTCAACACACTGAAAATTTGGTCATCGGGAAGCTTTTCCAAATGACTTTCCCATACTTTCCTTGTTCTACCATATAGCAGTGAGCCTAAAACTTTGAGAGCTATTGAGATACCTTTAGCATATTCTAATACCTTATCTGCCAAATCTGCATTAACTCCCACCGGACTTTTTTGTTTAAAGGCATGTAAACTAAATAGTTGTAGAGAATCTTTGTAACTCATCTCCTTGACTTCATATATTTCATCAACTCTAGCATTGTGAAGCACCTGCCTGTCTCTGCTAGTCACAATGATTCTACTTCCCTGACTGAAGTATCCACGTCCTCGAATTAATTCCTGAATTTGACTCGAGTTTTTCACGTCATCAAGAATAAGGAGAACCTTTGCCTGTTTGAGCCTTTCATCTGCAAAACCTGATCCATTGGACGTGCTGCCTCCTTCATCTAAAAGCTCTGATAAGTATTTTTGACGTAGACCATTTGTTCCAACTCTTTCTATTTCTTGTTGAGCATTCACAGTTAAGCTTCTAGAGCTGAATTGGGTCCCCAGTTTGTGATACGCCTCAACCAGTGTAGTTTTACCTATTCCTCTCATGCCCCAAATTCCTATGATCCGAACAGCTGCTGACTGAAGCTGCAACAAGGACTGGATTTGTGCAATATGCTTGTCAATTCCAACCATTCCTTGAGTTTCACTTGAGACAGAACGAttcaattttttcaaaatatcttctACAATACGATCAATAAGCATGGATTCTGATCTGGAACATATAATAAAAGTAACTAAGCATTAGTCTTCCATTCTATATAGGGGTTTATATGAACCAACAATCTAACATCATTTGGTAGGCCAACATAATTGTGTCACATTTGGTGCTTTTGATTTGTAAAATGAAGACCACAACTAAAACGTACAAAATATTTGAATACAAAATAAATATTCAAGAATTTAAAGTCTATGAAATTTGACAAAATCGGATCAAAGTTACCTACTTAATTTTAACAGTATTAGAACTTAATTAGCTAAAAAAATTTAGAGGTATAAAAGTTAAATGAAGTCTAATTATAACATTAAAAAACATTATTGACCTGGTGGTGTTTGAATCCCAGCCGGAAATTCCAGCTGCTTCTGCTAGAGCAGCCTTCCACCTCCGAATGACTTCATCCTTGAATCCCAGTTCATGCTTAGCAAAAGCATCTGCATAACTCTGTTCCTGATGCCTAACACTTGATGGATTCACCTTGTAGAAAACCGGTATCACCTCCCTTCCATATCTCTTCCTGCACTCGAGTATCCTGGCAAGTTCATCCAAACACCACGAGGAAGAAGCATAGTGTTCCGAGAAAACGATGACATAAATCATGGAATCTTCAATTGCTGTGTGGAGTGCTGGTGAGATCTCATCACCTCTGCCTAGTCTATTATCTATGAAGGCTTGGATATTTTTTCTGCTAAGTTCAGCATAGAAATGACTAGTGAAGTTGTCACGCGTATCTTCCCCTCTAAAGCTCACAAACACATCATACTTTggtggaggagaaggaggagccataacagcagcagcagcagaagaagaagaagagctcGCAGACATTGGATTGGAATCAAAATGTCTTTCCTTGATCTGCTTTTTGCAATTAACAAGAACAAGTGAGTTTCAAAAAAACAAGAATAAGTTCCTATCCTTCAGCTCCCTTTAGATATTGACCACTCATCTATTATTCTTTACCATACTGAACAGTTTTTCCCTTTCATTGTACCACGCTTCCTGCTGGTGGTTAACTTTTTGAAGAAATTCTTACAACATTAATTTCCGCAAGGGTTCTGCTCTAAAGTCTAAAGTGTATGTGGTAAAGTGATtatgataattaaatttaatgatTGTAATGACTTATTTTATGTTTTAGAGTGACTCTCTTActttttgttgttgatttgtCGAGAATCAATTGACAAATCCTAATGATAAATAGATTGGGAAAACAAATTTAAGTCATGTCTGGACATCAGCTTGTTTCTTGAGTGAAATTGCTTTGTTCTTAGTCCCTTTCCTTGTACCACGCTTCCCGCATGGTGGTTAACTTTTTTAAGAAATTCTTACAACATTAACTTCAGCTATATGAAAAATATTGAGGTAAAGAAAATGTGCACTTTCATTTCAATGATAAAAAGTCAAAACCATGTTTTGAGTAGCTATACTTTTATCACAACTAAGTTATAAAAccaaatgaaattaaaaaataaaataaggataagatttaaatttaaaacacaATAAAATGAGGACAGCCCTGTGTGCCCCTCCCTCCAAATTCCAATGcctaaaaattaaaagataaaaatttAATGGACCCATGTGCGTCACCCTCCCACCCAACATAACCATTGTCTCCTGCTCTCCTCTGTTTTATCTTTTCTAACTGTGATATAGTGAACAAACCTCAATCTAAATGATCCCTTTAATATCTCTAAAAATAACCCACTCAGTAAAAATACCTATCCCTCTCCCAGCGAAACCTCTATATAAGGGGACGGTGTCTATGAAGATTATATTTGAAATGAAGAGATTTAAGAGATGATGAAAGTTAAACACTGTAATCATAACAATACAATGAGAGTAGTGGAAAACCAGGAAACGGTGACAGCGTGGAAGTCACTGCTAATTGCAAGAAGCCTACTAAAAAAGAAGATGCGTCGCTTAACGTGAAAGAGGGTGTTGAAAGTGAACTCACTCCTGCTCGAGTTTATATTATACATGGTAGATTCTAAACAGTTCAAGTGATGTGGATAAAACAGCATAAGAGCATGATTTCAGGTCCTGCAAAACACTTTACCATGCAACTTCTTTCAAGTCAATAATGAGGTCCTAATTTGAACCCAGAGGGAAAACAAGAAAGTAAAGGCAGTAAATGAAGGCAAAATGATAAGTAGATATTTCAATTTTTCAGGTAAACTACAGTAACAACTCTGAACATGCACCTAGGATTAGGGACATGATAAACATCAAAACATGAATACTACATAGGACAATTAATTCATCTTATTGATTAGCTCGTTGATGGAATCCTCACGGTTCCCTGCATCTCCACCATCCTTGTATGCGGTTTTTGATCCTTTTAATCCATCTGATGGTTTGTTGAGATCAAAGGGCCACATAAATCTGACGACTTCCTTGAAGTGGGGACCAGTATTCTCAATTTCATGCACCATGTCTTCCATGCACACAATACCAAACTTGCCTAGTTCCTGCATGGCAGAGATCCGAAAAATCACAAATGCAATCTAATGGGGTCTGGGGATAAAAAAACCCAGGAACGAAACCtgtaataaaatatattacctGCTCAATGATATTATTATCCGTCAAAGGAACTTTTCGCTTGTCTATTTTCGCATGTCCCTTCTTGTAAAGTAGCTCCTTTATGCTTTTAAGATTTGGATATCTTCAAAAGAAGCAGAT
This window harbors:
- the LOC130714081 gene encoding disease resistance protein RPV1-like isoform X1, which produces MSASSSSSSAAAAVMAPPSPPPKYDVFVSFRGEDTRDNFTSHFYAELSRKNIQAFIDNRLGRGDEISPALHTAIEDSMIYVIVFSEHYASSSWCLDELARILECRKRYGREVIPVFYKVNPSSVRHQEQSYADAFAKHELGFKDEVIRRWKAALAEAAGISGWDSNTTRSESMLIDRIVEDILKKLNRSVSSETQGMVGIDKHIAQIQSLLQLQSAAVRIIGIWGMRGIGKTTLVEAYHKLGTQFSSRSLTVNAQQEIERVGTNGLRQKYLSELLDEGGSTSNGSGFADERLKQAKVLLILDDVKNSSQIQELIRGRGYFSQGSRIIVTSRDRQVLHNARVDEIYEVKEMSYKDSLQLFSLHAFKQKSPVGVNADLADKVLEYAKGISIALKVLGSLLYGRTRKVWESHLEKLPDDQIFSVLKLSYDGLDDEHKDIFLDIACFYRGHSMNVAVDLLDGCGFSADIGIDVLKDRGLIYILEDQIRLHDLIWDMGKQIVRQQCLNDPGKRSRLWKHKEVYDVLRKNQGTGAIQCISTDLYKIKEVELQYEIFKSMPNLRMLYFYTKAFWFGRGQSNVILPTYLESLPDGLKVLYWDRFPLRSLPLNFCSENLVKLYMHHSQLKQLWKDDQELPNLKRLDLSHSSDLIRIPGLSLFPNIEEIILSDCKSLIQVYSSSFLSKLKCLWLIGCVKLRSLNVPSRILSRSSGSVGLYNCCKLETFSINRTEVVESSGHSHFDGLLGAFEIYDDAKGASSYQEMNGLGLDEKYSTNLEWFRKGKPSRVSHELCWLDLGSCESLTMLPIDLCKLKLLRRLDLSGCSNLEKFPEIVDTMENLAVLVLDQTAIQELPSSLDRLVGLEELSLHKCRRLEIIPSSIGRLTKLCKLNLTCCVSLETFPSSIFKLKLTELDLFCCSKLKTLPKILEPAESFAHINLSYTSIKELPSSLDFLVGLQTLCLEECRNLESLPNIIGNLNILSDLDCTSCSNLTEIPNDIGRLLSLRKLSLCYTRMVNLPESIAQLSSLESLDVRDCRELECIPQHPPFLIMLLAFRCPSIRRVLPNSRVKPWSGSREGSDELDPSAYSDVVADARVRIIEDAYRFVYYCFPGSEVPDWFPYSCEGNSVTMDQDFQYWCNDNRLIGFAMCVVLPVEDVNCICYLNGDLRCRLTFESDGNTHILPNNVHLHNSFYRCSHRMYNDMPDHTFIGKYYFRDSAGVDIGISYGLHFTFGISLPWLDFESSLEVKECGIWPLYQRTRHFSNKPIHLGPHRSTYTKERDDIGSIVDSSSFPRVSNNDFEERKGKRKCLG
- the LOC130714081 gene encoding disease resistance protein RPV1-like isoform X2, with the translated sequence MSASSSSSSAAAAVMAPPSPPPKYDVFVSFRGEDTRDNFTSHFYAELSRKNIQAFIDNRLGRGDEISPALHTAIEDSMIYVIVFSEHYASSSWCLDELARILECRKRYGREVIPVFYKVNPSSVRHQEQSYADAFAKHELGFKDEVIRRWKAALAEAAGISGWDSNTTRSESMLIDRIVEDILKKLNRSVSSETQGMVGIDKHIAQIQSLLQLQSAAVRIIGIWGMRGIGKTTLVEAYHKLGTQFSSRSLTVNAQQEIERVGTNGLRQKYLSELLDEGGSTSNGSGFADERLKQAKVLLILDDVKNSSQIQELIRGRGYFSQGSRIIVTSRDRQVLHNARVDEIYEVKEMSYKDSLQLFSLHAFKQKSPVGVNADLADKVLEYAKGISIALKVLGSLLYGRTRKVWESHLEKLPDDQIFSVLKLSYDGLDDEHKDIFLDIACFYRGHSMNVAVDLLDGCGFSADIGIDVLKDRGLIYILEDQIRLHDLIWDMGKQIVRQQCLNDPGKRSRLWKHKEVYDVLRKNQELPNLKRLDLSHSSDLIRIPGLSLFPNIEEIILSDCKSLIQVYSSSFLSKLKCLWLIGCVKLRSLNVPSRILSRSSGSVGLYNCCKLETFSINRTEVVESSGHSHFDGLLGAFEIYDDAKGASSYQEMNGLGLDEKYSTNLEWFRKGKPSRVSHELCWLDLGSCESLTMLPIDLCKLKLLRRLDLSGCSNLEKFPEIVDTMENLAVLVLDQTAIQELPSSLDRLVGLEELSLHKCRRLEIIPSSIGRLTKLCKLNLTCCVSLETFPSSIFKLKLTELDLFCCSKLKTLPKILEPAESFAHINLSYTSIKELPSSLDFLVGLQTLCLEECRNLESLPNIIGNLNILSDLDCTSCSNLTEIPNDIGRLLSLRKLSLCYTRMVNLPESIAQLSSLESLDVRDCRELECIPQHPPFLIMLLAFRCPSIRRVLPNSRVKPWSGSREGSDELDPSAYSDVVADARVRIIEDAYRFVYYCFPGSEVPDWFPYSCEGNSVTMDQDFQYWCNDNRLIGFAMCVVLPVEDVNCICYLNGDLRCRLTFESDGNTHILPNNVHLHNSFYRCSHRMYNDMPDHTFIGKYYFRDSAGVDIGISYGLHFTFGISLPWLDFESSLEVKECGIWPLYQRTRHFSNKPIHLGPHRSTYTKERDDIGSIVDSSSFPRVSNNDFEERKGKRKCLG